The following are from one region of the Gossypium hirsutum isolate 1008001.06 chromosome D03, Gossypium_hirsutum_v2.1, whole genome shotgun sequence genome:
- the LOC121202866 gene encoding adenine/guanine permease AZG2 yields MGFGLMGRLASSWRKMEMAVNDAVSKSIVGKYFRLEARKTCFTTELRAGTATFMTMAYIIAVNATILADSGGTCSRADCSVPANQTAASPDCMFKPNAGYENCVSKTKSDLVVATVLSAMIGSFAMGMLANLPLGLAPGMGPNAYLAYNLVGYHGSGSMSYQTALAVVLVEACAFLVISGLGLRSKLARLIPDSVRLACAAGIGLFIAFVGLQIHQGVGLIGPDPSTLVTITACTTTDPLTGACIGGKMKSPTFWLAMAGFLITCYGLMKEVKGSMIYGILFTTLISWIRGTVFTYFPETPLGDSNYNYFKKVVDFHKIESTAGVISFSHFNSRAVWVALATLLYVDLLATTGVLYTMAEIGGFVNDNGGFEGEYLAYIVDSSSTIVGSALGVSPVATYVESSAGMKEGGRTGLTAVVIAAYFFFSLFFTPLLTSVPPWAVGPSLVMVGVMMMKVVKDIKWEDVKEAVPAFVTMVLMPLTYSIFNGIIGGVGVHVALSLYDLGLRLIKWLNQMRKIVRNGQNQVSAGAESMVEII; encoded by the coding sequence ATGGGGTTTGGGTTAATGGGAAGACTGGCAAGTTCATGGCGGAAGATGGAAATGGCTGTCAATGATGCAGTTTCTAAGAGCATCGTCGGAAAGTATTTCAGGCTTGAAGCAAGGAAAACGTGTTTCACAACGGAACTACGAGCTGGAACTGCGACCTTTATGACCATGGCTTATATCATTGCTGTTAACGCCACCATCCTAGCGGATTCCGGTGGCACCTGCTCTCGGGCCGATTGCTCGGTTCCGGCGAACCAAACTGCCGCTTCACCAGATTGCATGTTCAAGCCTAATGCAGGTTATGAAAACTGTGTCTCGAAAACCAAGAGTGACCTTGTGGTGGCCACTGTTTTATCAGCCATGATCGGGTCGTTTGCAATGGGGATGTTGGCCAACTTACCTCTGGGTTTGGCTCCTGGTATGGGTCCTAACGCTTACTTGGCTTATAACTTAGTAGGGTACCATGGATCAGGATCCATGTCATATCAAACTGCATTAGCTGTAGTTTTAGTCGAAGCTTGTGCTTTCCTCGTAATTTCTGGTTTAGGGCTTCGATCAAAACTAGCCAGGCTCATACCTGACTCAGTCAGGCTCGCTTGTGCGGCCGGAATCGGCCTTTTCATTGCATTCGTGGGATTACAGATCCACCAGGGTGTAGGCCTGATCGGGCCTGATCCCTCGACCTTGGTCACTATCACCGCCTGCACCACCACAGACCCTCTTACAGGCGCTTGCATTGGGGGCAAGATGAAGAGCCCCACGTTTTGGTTAGCCATGGCGGGGTTTTTAATAACTTGTTATGGGTTAATGAAGGAAGTTAAAGGAAGTATGATCTATGGGATTCTGTTTACTACGTTAATTTCATGGATTAGAGGCACTGTTTTTACTTATTTCCCTGAAACCCCACTTGGCGACTCTAATTACAATTATTTCAAGAAAGTTGTTGATTTCCATAAGATCGAGTCCACCGCCGGGGTCATCAGTTTCAGCCACTTCAATTCCAGGGCGGTTTGGGTGGCTTTGGCAACGTTGTTATACGTTGATTTGCTTGCCACAACTGGTGTTCTATATACAATGGCCGAAATTGGTGGATTTGTGAATGATAATGGGGGATTTGAAGGAGAATATTTAGCATACATAGTTGATTCAAGCTCCACTATAGTCGGATCGGCGTTGGGAGTCTCTCCTGTCGCCACCTACGTAGAGTCATCAGCGGGGATGAAAGAAGGCGGTCGGACGGGATTAACGGCAGTAGTCATCGCAGCGTATTTCTTCTTTTCGTTGTTTTTCACACCTTTGTTGACCAGTGTTCCACCATGGGCGGTTGGGCCTTCACTGGTAATGGTTGGGGTGATGATGATGAAAGTGGTGAAAGACATAAAATGGGAAGACGTGAAAGAAGCAGTGCCAGCGTTTGTGACAATGGTGTTAATGCCATTAACTTACTCAATATTCAATGGGATTATTGGTGGAGTTGGGGTTCATGTTGCTCTTAGTTTATATGATTTAGGGTTGAGGTTGATTAAATGGTTGAACCAGATGAGAAAAATAGTGCGCAATGGACAAAATCAAGTCTCGGCTGGGGCAGAATCCATGGTTGAAATCAtttga